A single window of Flagellimonas maritima DNA harbors:
- a CDS encoding Nramp family divalent metal transporter, producing the protein MFKKIGPGVLVAAAFVGPGTITICTIAGVRFGYTLIWAVLLSILATMVLQEMAGRIGVVAQNGLVAVIKRELKVKWFRNFIIGIVLSAILVGNAAYEGGNIGGATLGLEGIFGQELSFLYPFLIGGSAFFLLWFSSYKTLEKVFVGLVAIMGICFLISAAMTKPSVISIAKGMFLPSLPENSLLTVIALVGTTVVPYNLFLHASLAKEKWKSKSELKKVRWDTIISIAVGGIVSIAIVITASAAPIIEVTNVMDMAKGLEPLFGKTAIYFMGIGLLAAGITSAITAPLAAAFVAGSCFGWNGGMENKKFKWVWSTVLLLGIISLSFNIKPIQIIQFAQIANGILLPIMAILLLWIVNKKTVMGNHKNTIVQNVLGFTIVGFSIFLGAKSILKVIESL; encoded by the coding sequence ATGTTTAAGAAAATAGGCCCGGGTGTTTTGGTAGCAGCTGCCTTTGTAGGACCAGGCACAATTACGATCTGCACAATTGCAGGAGTACGTTTTGGGTATACACTCATCTGGGCGGTACTTTTGTCCATATTGGCCACTATGGTACTGCAAGAAATGGCGGGTAGGATTGGGGTCGTTGCCCAAAACGGTCTTGTAGCTGTAATAAAGCGTGAGTTGAAGGTCAAGTGGTTCCGGAATTTTATTATAGGTATAGTATTGAGTGCAATTCTTGTCGGCAACGCTGCTTATGAAGGGGGTAATATTGGAGGGGCTACCTTGGGCCTAGAGGGTATTTTTGGACAAGAATTATCCTTTTTATATCCTTTTTTGATAGGGGGTTCGGCCTTTTTTCTTTTATGGTTCAGTAGTTATAAGACCTTGGAGAAAGTCTTTGTCGGTTTGGTGGCCATAATGGGAATTTGTTTTTTGATAAGTGCAGCTATGACCAAACCATCAGTTATATCGATTGCAAAGGGAATGTTTCTTCCTTCACTACCTGAAAATAGTCTATTGACCGTGATTGCACTTGTAGGCACTACAGTTGTGCCCTATAACCTTTTTTTACATGCATCCTTGGCAAAGGAAAAATGGAAATCCAAAAGCGAATTAAAAAAGGTAAGATGGGATACGATCATTTCCATTGCCGTTGGTGGAATAGTTTCCATTGCAATAGTAATCACTGCTTCTGCGGCTCCCATAATAGAGGTAACCAATGTAATGGATATGGCCAAAGGCCTTGAGCCCCTATTTGGAAAAACAGCAATTTATTTTATGGGAATAGGACTACTGGCAGCTGGAATAACCTCTGCTATTACTGCACCCTTGGCAGCCGCATTTGTTGCCGGTAGCTGTTTTGGCTGGAATGGGGGAATGGAAAACAAAAAATTTAAATGGGTTTGGTCCACGGTATTACTGTTGGGGATTATTTCTTTATCGTTTAATATAAAACCCATCCAGATAATCCAGTTTGCCCAGATTGCCAATGGAATCTTACTGCCAATAATGGCTATATTACTTCTGTGGATCGTAAATAAAAAAACAGTCATGGGAAATCATAAAAATACCATTGTTCAAAATGTATTGGGATTTACGATTGTAGGTTTTTCGATTTTCTTGGGAGCAAAGAGTATTTTAAAAGTTATAGAATCGTTATAG
- the pxpB gene encoding 5-oxoprolinase subunit PxpB — protein MKSYPISIKPFGQSAVLVEWPIKVEDDILQDILNFIDAFQRLNMEDWEISAAYNSLTIVNNQGQIDFIKIKKLIADCYLEQKAKKIKRKEYLWRIPVCYDKAFGIDLDDASRRLGLSVEEIIQMHTSFEYRVYGIGFLPGFMYLGGLPKALEIPRRKEPRLRVAKGSVGLAAKQTGIYPQNSPGGWNIIGRCPIPIFNPNLEKPCFVNVGDKIMFHKISKAEYDLHKIEGEVGIYKPENVQLNA, from the coding sequence GTGAAAAGTTACCCTATCAGCATCAAACCATTTGGTCAAAGCGCGGTCTTAGTGGAATGGCCCATTAAGGTAGAAGATGACATTTTACAAGATATTCTTAATTTTATTGATGCTTTTCAGCGCCTAAACATGGAAGACTGGGAAATTTCGGCAGCATATAATTCGCTGACCATAGTCAATAACCAAGGACAGATTGATTTTATCAAAATCAAAAAACTGATAGCGGACTGTTATTTGGAGCAAAAAGCAAAAAAAATCAAAAGGAAAGAGTACTTGTGGCGTATTCCTGTCTGCTATGATAAAGCATTCGGTATAGACCTTGATGATGCTTCCAGAAGACTGGGCCTATCAGTTGAAGAAATTATTCAGATGCATACATCATTTGAATATAGGGTATATGGTATTGGCTTTTTACCAGGATTTATGTATTTGGGAGGTTTGCCAAAAGCTCTGGAAATACCAAGAAGAAAAGAGCCCAGGCTTCGTGTGGCCAAAGGATCGGTAGGGCTCGCGGCCAAACAGACGGGGATTTATCCACAGAATTCACCAGGTGGCTGGAATATTATCGGCAGATGTCCCATTCCAATTTTCAATCCTAATTTGGAAAAACCATGCTTTGTCAATGTTGGCGATAAGATTATGTTTCATAAAATATCCAAAGCTGAATACGATTTACATAAAATTGAAGGCGAAGTTGGGATATACAAACCAGAAAATGTTCAATTGAATGCTTAA
- a CDS encoding biotin-dependent carboxyltransferase family protein — protein sequence MLKVLKAGFFTSIQDLGRFGYRNIGVPVSGFMDNAAVRKANMLLNNDLDAAVLEITMTGPELEFESPTYICLSGADLSSTLNGKTLENYRVIKVSEGDILSCGKLKNGFRSYLAIKDGFQTEKVLGSRSQYFPVTQKASVQDWDEIPYKETPDFKPTISEIKTEGNFDLRSLEVYKGPEFSILSVNQLASLFKKTFTISKENNRMAYQIKELIGKHKHSMLTSGTLPGTVQLTPAGRIIILMKDGQTTGGYPRILQISNTSISILAQKRYRDTISFKLI from the coding sequence ATGCTTAAAGTTCTAAAAGCAGGCTTTTTTACAAGTATACAAGACCTGGGGCGATTTGGGTACCGTAATATCGGTGTTCCCGTGTCCGGATTTATGGACAATGCAGCGGTTAGAAAGGCAAACATGCTTTTAAATAATGATTTGGATGCGGCGGTTTTGGAGATTACCATGACCGGTCCCGAATTGGAATTCGAATCCCCTACCTACATCTGCTTGTCAGGTGCAGATCTATCTTCAACCTTAAATGGTAAAACCTTGGAAAACTATCGAGTAATCAAGGTCTCTGAAGGGGATATACTTTCTTGCGGAAAATTAAAAAACGGTTTTAGAAGTTACCTTGCAATTAAAGATGGTTTTCAAACAGAGAAGGTTTTGGGCAGTCGTTCCCAGTATTTTCCAGTAACACAAAAAGCTTCAGTTCAAGATTGGGATGAAATTCCTTATAAAGAGACTCCTGATTTTAAACCAACTATTTCAGAGATAAAGACTGAAGGTAATTTTGATTTAAGAAGCCTTGAAGTTTATAAAGGACCTGAGTTCTCTATCCTGTCTGTAAATCAATTGGCAAGCTTGTTCAAAAAAACCTTCACAATTTCCAAAGAGAACAATAGAATGGCATATCAGATTAAAGAGTTGATAGGAAAACACAAACATTCCATGTTGACTTCTGGAACCTTGCCTGGCACAGTTCAGCTTACCCCTGCAGGTAGAATCATAATTTTGATGAAAGATGGGCAAACTACTGGCGGATATCCAAGAATTTTACAAATATCGAATACATCCATCTCCATACTCGCGCAAAAAAGATATAGGGACACGATTTCCTTTAAATTGATTTAG
- a CDS encoding pyridoxal phosphate-dependent aminotransferase, which produces MKNIDRRHWLKTVGLSSGFAFLGGIDAIAGNLEARPFKLDGIVKLNSNENPFGPSEKVRAAITQSFDIACRYPSIVFSELVEMIAEKEGVTKNHIVVTGGSTEGLKATGLAYSLGGKEIIAADPTFQALMRYAENFGAHVHRVPVDSGMGHDLDAMAKRVTNRTGLIFICNPNNPTGTLLDKSKLMDFCTSFDNKSMIFSDEAYYDFITEPDYPSMVELVKKERNIIVSKTFSKVYGMAGLRIGYLVARPDIASRLRKSIMANTNVLAIEAAKTALKDDDFYKFSVLKNKQAKDYLYNSLTKMGLEYIPSHTNFVFFKTGRDITEVNAAMKKEGVLIGRPFPPMYEWARISTGTMQEMEAFVQALGRVMV; this is translated from the coding sequence ATGAAAAATATAGATAGAAGACATTGGCTAAAAACCGTGGGATTATCCAGCGGTTTTGCTTTTTTGGGAGGAATTGATGCCATTGCGGGCAACCTTGAGGCCAGACCATTCAAACTTGATGGTATTGTCAAACTCAATTCCAATGAAAACCCTTTCGGCCCTTCAGAAAAAGTTAGGGCAGCTATTACCCAATCGTTTGATATTGCCTGTAGATATCCCTCCATAGTTTTTTCAGAATTGGTCGAGATGATTGCAGAAAAGGAAGGTGTTACCAAAAATCATATCGTCGTAACGGGCGGCTCAACGGAAGGGCTAAAAGCTACAGGGCTTGCTTATAGTCTAGGTGGAAAAGAGATTATTGCCGCAGACCCCACTTTTCAGGCGTTAATGCGCTATGCTGAAAATTTTGGGGCACATGTTCATCGTGTGCCCGTGGATAGTGGTATGGGACATGATTTGGATGCCATGGCCAAAAGGGTGACCAATAGGACAGGGCTTATTTTTATCTGCAACCCCAATAATCCTACGGGTACTTTGTTGGATAAATCCAAATTAATGGATTTTTGTACTTCTTTTGACAATAAGTCCATGATTTTTAGTGATGAAGCGTACTACGATTTCATAACGGAACCTGACTATCCGTCTATGGTCGAGTTGGTCAAGAAAGAACGGAACATCATTGTTTCCAAAACTTTTTCAAAAGTTTACGGAATGGCAGGACTCCGAATAGGTTATCTCGTTGCCAGACCGGATATCGCTTCCCGTTTGCGGAAAAGTATCATGGCCAACACCAATGTATTGGCTATAGAAGCTGCAAAAACGGCTTTAAAAGATGATGATTTCTATAAGTTCAGTGTTCTAAAAAATAAGCAGGCCAAAGATTATTTATATAATAGTCTCACCAAAATGGGCTTGGAGTATATCCCCTCGCATACCAACTTTGTATTCTTCAAGACAGGTCGTGATATTACCGAAGTCAACGCTGCCATGAAAAAGGAGGGTGTACTTATAGGAAGGCCCTTCCCCCCTATGTACGAGTGGGCACGAATTAGTACGGGCACCATGCAAGAAATGGAGGCTTTTGTGCAGGCTTTGGGTAGGGTGATGGTTTAG
- the pxpA gene encoding 5-oxoprolinase subunit PxpA yields the protein MKSWTIDINCDVGEGIGNEEALFPFISSCNIACGGHAGDIKSMTEIVRLSKLHKIRVGAHPSYPDKPNFGRKIMKISASELKQSIVDQLNTFSRVIRNEDVPLHHIKAHGALYNQTAKDESLAEIYLEAVSEYNNGVFLYVPFGSKIANIAIKKGLKIKYEAFGDRNYNDDLSLVSRKSKNALIEKPEKVLEHILPIIKEHRLFTIHGKIVQIMADTICVHSDTQTALEILMYLSKELPFKKVQLQK from the coding sequence ATGAAAAGTTGGACCATAGACATCAACTGTGATGTTGGTGAAGGAATTGGGAACGAAGAAGCACTTTTCCCTTTCATAAGTTCGTGCAATATTGCTTGTGGCGGACACGCTGGCGATATAAAAAGTATGACAGAAATCGTTAGGTTGTCAAAACTCCATAAAATAAGAGTAGGTGCACATCCTTCATATCCTGATAAGCCAAATTTTGGACGTAAAATAATGAAGATTTCAGCGTCGGAACTAAAACAAAGTATAGTTGACCAACTTAATACTTTCAGCCGAGTGATCCGGAATGAAGATGTACCATTGCACCATATCAAGGCCCATGGGGCATTATACAATCAAACCGCAAAAGACGAATCTCTTGCAGAAATTTATCTTGAAGCGGTATCAGAATACAATAACGGTGTTTTCTTATATGTTCCTTTTGGATCTAAAATAGCGAATATTGCCATTAAAAAGGGGTTAAAAATTAAGTACGAAGCATTTGGTGACAGAAACTATAATGATGATTTAAGCTTAGTTTCAAGAAAATCCAAAAATGCGCTAATAGAAAAACCCGAAAAGGTTCTTGAACATATCTTGCCAATTATAAAAGAACATAGATTATTTACAATTCATGGTAAAATTGTTCAGATAATGGCTGATACTATTTGCGTACACAGCGATACTCAGACCGCATTGGAAATATTGATGTATCTTTCAAAGGAATTACCTTTTAAAAAGGTGCAATTACAAAAGTGA